One Polaribacter sp. SA4-12 genomic window carries:
- a CDS encoding aspartate aminotransferase family protein, which yields MKKDFFKYQAQTSPYPLAIEISKAKGSYIYDTSGKKYLDFVAGVSANSVGHNNDNVTDAIKNQLDSYAHVMVYGEFVQQPQVELCKLLAENSPENLNSVYITNSGTEATEGALKLAKRVTNRSEIIAAKNSYHGNTMGSMSVSGAESQKSAFRPLIPGTRFITFNDETELSKITTKTAAVILETMQGGAGFIEPKNDYLSKVKQRCLEVGALLILDEIQTGIGRTGTFWGFENYNVIPDIIITGKGLGGGMPVGAFISSFEKMDLLKDNPKLGHISTFAGHPVIAAAGVATLKEIKDNNLIATSLKKEALIRKHLKHPSIKEIRGKGLMLAPILETPELAAKVIHKCLENGLILFFLLIELRALRITPPLTISDEEIIKGCKILLNSIDEING from the coding sequence TTGAAAAAAGATTTTTTTAAATATCAAGCACAAACCTCTCCTTACCCACTTGCAATAGAAATTTCTAAAGCAAAAGGGAGTTATATTTATGACACTTCAGGTAAAAAATATTTAGACTTTGTTGCAGGTGTTTCTGCAAATAGTGTTGGACATAATAACGATAATGTTACAGATGCTATTAAAAATCAACTAGATTCTTATGCTCATGTAATGGTTTATGGCGAGTTTGTACAGCAACCACAAGTTGAATTGTGTAAATTATTAGCAGAAAATTCTCCAGAAAATTTAAATTCTGTTTACATCACTAATTCTGGTACAGAAGCTACAGAAGGTGCTTTAAAACTAGCTAAAAGAGTTACAAATAGGTCAGAAATTATAGCAGCAAAAAACTCTTATCATGGAAACACAATGGGTTCTATGAGCGTTTCTGGAGCTGAAAGTCAAAAATCAGCATTTAGACCTTTAATTCCTGGTACAAGATTTATCACATTTAATGATGAAACAGAACTTAGTAAAATTACTACTAAAACTGCTGCAGTAATATTAGAAACCATGCAAGGTGGCGCAGGTTTTATTGAACCTAAAAATGACTATTTATCAAAAGTAAAACAACGTTGTTTAGAAGTTGGTGCATTATTAATTTTGGATGAAATACAAACAGGAATTGGTAGAACAGGAACTTTTTGGGGGTTTGAAAACTACAATGTGATTCCTGATATTATAATTACTGGAAAAGGTTTAGGAGGCGGAATGCCTGTTGGTGCTTTTATTTCATCATTTGAAAAAATGGATTTATTAAAAGACAATCCTAAATTAGGACATATTTCTACGTTTGCAGGTCATCCTGTAATTGCTGCAGCAGGAGTTGCAACCTTAAAAGAAATTAAAGACAATAACTTAATTGCAACATCTTTAAAGAAAGAAGCACTTATTAGAAAACATTTAAAACATCCTTCAATTAAAGAAATTAGAGGAAAAGGATTAATGTTAGCTCCCATTTTAGAAACTCCAGAATTGGCTGCAAAAGTGATTCATAAATGTTTAGAAAACGGATTAATTCTATTCTTCTTATTAATTGAATTAAGAGCTTTAAGAATTACACCTCCACTTACAATTTCTGATGAAGAAATCATAAAAGGTTGCAAAATTCTTTTAAATTCTATTGATGAAATTAATGGTTAA